A window of the Cryomorphaceae bacterium genome harbors these coding sequences:
- the uvrB gene encoding excinuclease ABC subunit UvrB — protein MKFKIHSEYSPTGDQPAAIEQLVQGIEQGDSDQVLLGVTGSGKTFTIANVIERVQRPTLVLSHNKTLAAQLYSEFRQFFPENLVEYFVSYYDYYQPEAFIPVTNTYIEKDLSINDEIEKLRLSTTSALLSGRRDVIVVSSVSCLYGIGNPAEFHKSVISIKVGQKISRNKFLLQLVESLYSRKDIDPVRGNFRVKGDTIDIYLAYTDHFVRVTFWGDEIEGIATFDPETVSRRHTFQEFNIYPANIFVTSKETLQNAIWEIQQDVEKQAEYFREIGKNLEAKRLSERVYHDIEMMKELGYCSGIENYSRYFDRREVGQRPFCLLDYFPNDFLFVMDESHVTYPQISAMYGGDRSRKVNLVDYGFRLPAALDNRPLKKEEFESMLHQSIYVSATPGDYELQKAGGVVVEQVIRPTGLLDPPIEVRPSLNQIDDLLNEISLRTERQERVLVTTLTKRMAEELTRYLDRNGVRVRYIHSEVDTLERVEILRDLRTGMFDVLVGVNLLREGLDLPEVSLVAILDADKEGFLRSDRSLTQTAGRAARNVDGLVIMYADKITGSMQRTMDETNRRRELQISHNTEHGITPQQIVKSTEGMMTHGKKAAAAAGYSGNEEPVSVAADPVVQYMSKEQLEKTMTQTRKAMEKAAKALDFMEAARLRDELFALEEIAKSK, from the coding sequence GTGAAATTTAAGATTCATTCAGAATACTCGCCTACCGGAGATCAACCTGCGGCGATTGAGCAATTGGTGCAAGGCATTGAACAAGGGGATTCGGACCAGGTGTTGCTTGGAGTAACCGGTTCCGGAAAGACGTTTACCATTGCCAATGTCATTGAGCGTGTGCAGCGCCCCACTTTGGTGCTTTCGCACAATAAGACCCTCGCAGCTCAACTCTACAGTGAGTTCCGGCAGTTTTTTCCGGAGAACCTCGTGGAGTACTTTGTGTCCTACTACGACTACTACCAGCCTGAGGCTTTTATTCCTGTAACCAATACCTATATCGAAAAAGACCTCAGCATCAACGATGAAATTGAAAAACTGAGACTTTCAACCACGTCGGCGCTGCTTTCCGGCAGGCGGGATGTGATTGTGGTTTCATCGGTTTCCTGTCTCTATGGTATCGGGAACCCGGCCGAATTTCACAAAAGCGTGATTTCGATTAAGGTGGGTCAGAAAATCAGTCGCAACAAGTTTCTGCTTCAGTTGGTTGAGAGTCTGTATTCCCGGAAGGACATTGACCCGGTGCGCGGTAATTTCAGGGTAAAGGGCGACACCATCGATATCTACCTTGCCTACACCGACCATTTTGTGCGGGTAACTTTTTGGGGTGATGAGATTGAAGGCATTGCCACCTTTGACCCTGAGACGGTTTCGCGCCGCCACACCTTTCAGGAATTCAATATCTATCCCGCCAACATCTTTGTAACCAGCAAGGAAACTTTGCAAAATGCCATTTGGGAAATTCAGCAGGATGTGGAAAAACAGGCTGAGTATTTCAGGGAGATTGGCAAAAATCTTGAAGCCAAGCGATTGAGCGAGCGCGTGTATCACGACATTGAGATGATGAAGGAGCTCGGGTATTGCTCGGGCATTGAGAATTACTCGCGCTACTTTGATCGCCGTGAGGTGGGACAACGCCCTTTCTGTTTGCTGGACTACTTTCCCAATGACTTTCTTTTCGTTATGGACGAAAGTCACGTAACCTATCCGCAGATTTCGGCTATGTACGGTGGGGACCGGTCGCGCAAGGTGAATCTTGTGGACTATGGGTTTCGGCTTCCGGCAGCGTTGGACAACCGACCTTTGAAAAAGGAAGAGTTTGAATCCATGCTGCACCAGAGCATCTATGTGAGTGCAACGCCCGGAGATTACGAATTACAAAAAGCCGGAGGGGTGGTGGTGGAGCAGGTAATACGGCCAACAGGTTTGCTCGATCCGCCCATTGAGGTTCGCCCAAGCCTGAACCAGATTGATGATTTGCTTAATGAGATATCTCTTCGAACCGAGCGACAAGAACGTGTGTTGGTTACCACCCTTACCAAGCGCATGGCCGAGGAGCTTACCCGCTACCTGGATCGAAATGGCGTAAGGGTGCGTTACATTCACTCCGAAGTAGATACCCTTGAGCGCGTGGAGATTTTGCGCGACTTGCGCACGGGGATGTTCGATGTACTGGTCGGCGTGAACCTGCTTCGGGAGGGGTTGGATTTACCCGAAGTCTCGCTGGTGGCCATCCTCGATGCCGATAAAGAGGGTTTTTTGCGCTCCGACCGCTCGCTTACTCAAACTGCAGGAAGAGCGGCGAGAAACGTGGACGGCCTCGTGATCATGTACGCTGATAAAATTACAGGTAGCATGCAGCGCACCATGGACGAAACCAACCGCAGGCGCGAATTGCAGATCAGCCATAATACCGAGCATGGTATCACGCCACAGCAAATTGTAAAATCTACCGAAGGTATGATGACACACGGCAAGAAGGCGGCTGCTGCGGCGGGTTACAGTGGTAACGAAGAGCCTGTTTCGGTTGCTGCCGATCCCGTGGTGCAGTACATGAGTAAAGAGCAGCTTGAAAAAACCATGACCCAAACGCGCAAGGCCATGGAGAAGGCGGCGAAAGCGCTTGATTTTATGGAAGCTGCACGACTTCGTGACGAGCTTTTTGCACTGGAGGAAATCGCGAAGTCGAAATAG
- a CDS encoding T9SS C-terminal target domain-containing protein has product MKKFTLLFALGLLFSLSAWAQVSYGGEPIAWETPELLEPAPFIEMERIDLETYLAEDAINDQYKDIPYRFGVNLDVQIPMEAGHTQYLPDGTKVWRLGISSPGATSINMVLGQFQVPERAALFVYDEEMTHFIGSFDHRSHQPHGGLALSLIQSDRVILEYIESPKVAGQGRISIEQVTHGYRGILHKFEENARGPFGNSGSCNINVVCPPGQGWEDQIRSVALIVSNGNAVCTGSLVNNTANDGTPYFLTANHCLGGNVNNWVFYFNHQSPTCQGNNGPTNQSVSGAQLRANSAGSDMALLELNQAPPESFDVYFNGWDRTGTIPNGQTCIHHPAGDVKKISHDHDPATQTVNAGSQNWYIGEWEEGTTEPGSSGSPLFDQNGRVIGQLYGGIASCTVISYDYYGRFDVSWDGSSASNRLRDWLDPLGTNPPVLDGLGGAPLVAHDAAVLSISGIEDVYCAESNVNAQVTIRNNGAENLTSVQITATLNGNEVLSQNWSGNLSTGQTAVINVPQMTAQDGDNQFQVVLANPNGQPDGNPANNTGNRNFTAFVNAVEYQLDIVLDDYGSETTWEIADENGNVLYSGGPYAGGGGWGSDGTDGQLEQYELCLGNGCYTFTIFDSFGDGICCDYGNGSYELIDNEGNSFATGGDFGSEESVNFCIESVSVPELNISDVNLFPNPSSTSFVIELTGKENAVFNWVMLDVAGRRVADGTMQGGMSRQEVQVAHLPAGLYFVQLHGEAGVISKRIIVAR; this is encoded by the coding sequence ATGAAGAAATTTACACTACTGTTTGCACTGGGTCTTTTATTTTCGCTTTCCGCTTGGGCGCAGGTCAGCTATGGTGGTGAGCCCATTGCATGGGAGACCCCGGAATTATTGGAGCCAGCCCCTTTTATCGAAATGGAGCGCATTGACCTCGAAACATACCTTGCCGAGGATGCCATCAACGATCAGTACAAAGACATTCCCTATCGCTTTGGGGTGAACCTCGATGTGCAAATCCCCATGGAAGCAGGTCATACGCAGTACCTGCCCGACGGAACCAAAGTATGGCGCTTGGGAATCAGCAGTCCCGGTGCTACCAGTATCAACATGGTTTTGGGTCAGTTTCAGGTGCCTGAACGGGCCGCACTTTTTGTGTACGACGAGGAGATGACCCACTTCATCGGCTCGTTTGATCACCGCAGTCATCAACCCCACGGTGGTTTGGCGCTTTCTCTCATTCAGTCGGATCGCGTCATTCTGGAGTACATCGAATCACCCAAAGTAGCTGGACAAGGCCGTATCTCCATTGAGCAGGTTACGCATGGCTATCGCGGCATTTTGCACAAATTTGAGGAAAATGCCCGCGGCCCTTTCGGTAACAGTGGCTCGTGCAACATTAATGTGGTTTGCCCTCCGGGACAGGGCTGGGAAGACCAGATTCGCTCTGTGGCACTCATTGTTTCCAATGGAAATGCGGTTTGTACAGGAAGCCTCGTCAATAATACCGCCAACGACGGTACGCCTTATTTCCTCACAGCCAATCACTGTCTAGGAGGAAATGTAAACAACTGGGTATTTTATTTTAACCATCAATCACCTACCTGTCAGGGAAACAACGGCCCCACCAATCAAAGCGTGTCGGGTGCGCAATTGCGGGCCAACAGCGCGGGGTCAGATATGGCTTTGCTTGAGTTGAACCAAGCTCCACCAGAAAGCTTTGACGTGTACTTTAACGGGTGGGACAGGACAGGAACCATCCCCAACGGACAAACCTGTATTCATCATCCGGCCGGAGATGTAAAGAAGATTTCTCACGATCACGACCCTGCTACCCAAACCGTGAATGCAGGTTCACAAAACTGGTACATTGGCGAGTGGGAAGAAGGAACTACTGAACCTGGCTCAAGTGGCTCTCCGCTTTTTGACCAAAACGGACGTGTGATTGGCCAGTTATACGGAGGTATAGCCTCTTGTACCGTGATTAGCTATGATTACTACGGGCGTTTTGATGTTTCGTGGGACGGGAGCAGCGCTTCCAACCGATTGCGCGACTGGCTCGACCCGCTGGGAACCAACCCGCCGGTGCTCGATGGCCTTGGAGGAGCACCGCTGGTGGCTCATGATGCTGCTGTATTGAGCATTTCCGGAATAGAAGATGTGTACTGTGCGGAATCAAATGTCAACGCTCAGGTAACCATTCGCAACAATGGTGCAGAGAACCTTACTTCGGTTCAGATTACAGCCACCCTTAATGGTAATGAAGTCTTGAGCCAAAACTGGTCGGGTAACCTTTCAACAGGGCAAACGGCTGTAATCAATGTTCCGCAAATGACCGCGCAGGATGGTGACAACCAGTTTCAGGTAGTGCTGGCTAATCCCAACGGACAGCCCGATGGAAATCCTGCCAACAATACTGGCAACCGTAATTTTACCGCCTTTGTAAATGCCGTGGAATATCAGTTGGACATTGTTCTGGATGATTACGGCTCCGAAACCACCTGGGAGATTGCAGATGAAAATGGCAACGTGCTTTATTCCGGTGGGCCTTATGCAGGTGGTGGCGGCTGGGGAAGCGACGGCACCGACGGCCAGCTTGAGCAGTATGAACTATGCCTTGGAAACGGCTGCTACACCTTTACCATTTTTGATTCCTTTGGTGATGGTATTTGCTGTGATTATGGAAATGGAAGCTATGAGCTCATAGACAATGAGGGTAATTCATTTGCCACCGGAGGCGATTTTGGTTCAGAGGAATCGGTGAACTTTTGTATCGAAAGTGTGTCTGTACCTGAGTTAAACATCTCTGATGTAAATCTCTTTCCAAACCCTTCCAGCACCTCATTTGTGATTGAACTCACAGGAAAGGAGAACGCAGTGTTTAACTGGGTGATGCTCGACGTAGCAGGACGTCGGGTGGCTGACGGAACCATGCAGGGTGGCATGAGCCGACAGGAGGTTCAGGTGGCCCACCTGCCCGCCGGTCTGTACTTTGTTCAGCTTCACGGTGAAGCGGGTGTGATATCGAAAAGAATCATCGTAGCCCGTTAG
- a CDS encoding NAD(P)/FAD-dependent oxidoreductase, whose amino-acid sequence MTQNNTTNAQSPEALGLRSQYDAIVIGAGVSGLTSAAMLSRAGLSVLVLESDARPGGYLAGFRRKDFRFDSAIHWLNQMGPQGLVTRVFDLIGKDHPRAKQQRLIKRYITDKHNYLLTDHPDEMKTELIRDFPHERKGIERFFHHAYKLGSSFAMLGYTSRTDESMRGLEYGLFMLKKLKFALPFIPHIRFNGPEGVVKGLKRYFSDPDLLDLFCSEMDILSCLVPIGWAYHADYQLPPEGGSQVLPEWLCHVMDSFGNDVQFKAQVRRISLKNNMATGCSFEHRGKMYEVKSDYVLAACDVQALYEKMLPKEVVPEKMKHKLNQARLYSSSVTLSIALDCPVEELGFGEEMVYLAETGISRDEHANGNPHTSDISLLAPSLRDPSLAPAGKGTLTVYVPAYFQQDDYWHTERSNNGEFIRGEAYKLHKQEYADILLERIEKRLAPGLRSHIEYCDIATPITHWRYTQNRDGSMMGARPGKENYKAGIAHYRTPVKNLILGGHWAELGGGVPIAVRAAANAALLLLQDAKHPAGKLIANYMDGKISLEEASQSSHWLPYNEDWQREPTPAEKKAMRREVKP is encoded by the coding sequence ATGACCCAGAATAATACCACAAACGCTCAAAGCCCCGAAGCGCTCGGACTTCGTTCACAATACGACGCCATTGTGATTGGTGCAGGTGTGAGTGGTTTGACCTCGGCTGCTATGCTTTCGCGGGCAGGATTGTCGGTGTTGGTGCTAGAGTCAGATGCTCGTCCCGGAGGATATCTGGCCGGTTTCAGGCGCAAGGATTTTCGCTTTGACAGCGCGATTCACTGGCTGAATCAGATGGGGCCTCAAGGGCTCGTAACCCGCGTTTTTGATCTGATAGGAAAAGATCACCCCAGGGCCAAACAACAACGCCTCATCAAGCGATACATTACCGACAAGCATAATTATCTGCTCACAGACCATCCGGATGAGATGAAAACGGAACTCATCCGCGACTTTCCACATGAGCGCAAAGGGATTGAGCGCTTTTTCCATCACGCATACAAGTTGGGTAGTTCGTTTGCGATGCTCGGATATACCTCGCGCACAGACGAGAGTATGCGTGGTCTGGAGTACGGCTTGTTTATGCTTAAAAAACTCAAATTTGCGCTGCCCTTTATTCCCCACATTCGTTTCAACGGACCTGAGGGCGTAGTCAAGGGACTCAAGCGGTATTTCAGCGATCCTGATTTGCTAGATTTGTTTTGTTCGGAAATGGATATTCTGAGCTGCCTGGTGCCCATTGGCTGGGCTTACCACGCAGACTACCAACTACCTCCCGAAGGTGGGAGCCAGGTACTTCCGGAATGGCTGTGTCATGTGATGGATTCTTTTGGCAACGATGTTCAGTTTAAAGCGCAGGTACGGCGCATTTCTCTGAAAAACAATATGGCAACAGGCTGTAGTTTTGAGCACCGAGGAAAGATGTATGAGGTGAAAAGCGACTATGTATTGGCTGCATGTGATGTTCAGGCGCTGTACGAGAAGATGTTGCCCAAAGAAGTAGTGCCCGAAAAAATGAAGCACAAACTGAACCAGGCCAGGCTTTACAGTTCGTCCGTTACGCTATCTATTGCTCTTGACTGCCCTGTAGAAGAACTCGGTTTTGGTGAAGAAATGGTGTATCTGGCAGAGACTGGTATTTCGCGGGATGAACATGCAAATGGAAATCCGCATACCAGTGATATCAGTCTTTTGGCGCCTTCATTGAGAGACCCCTCTTTGGCACCGGCCGGCAAAGGCACCTTGACGGTGTATGTACCTGCGTACTTTCAACAAGACGATTACTGGCACACCGAGCGATCCAACAACGGCGAGTTTATTCGCGGTGAGGCCTACAAGTTGCACAAACAGGAATACGCAGATATTCTCCTTGAGCGGATTGAAAAGCGGCTGGCCCCAGGCCTGAGAAGCCACATTGAATACTGCGACATCGCTACGCCCATCACCCATTGGCGCTATACCCAAAACCGCGATGGCAGCATGATGGGCGCACGACCCGGCAAGGAGAATTACAAAGCGGGAATTGCGCATTACCGGACGCCCGTGAAGAACCTCATTCTGGGAGGGCATTGGGCTGAACTGGGTGGCGGTGTACCCATCGCTGTGCGGGCTGCGGCCAACGCTGCCCTGTTGCTTCTTCAGGACGCAAAGCATCCTGCCGGAAAACTCATTGCCAACTATATGGATGGCAAAATATCGTTGGAAGAAGCGTCACAATCTTCACATTGGTTGCCGTATAACGAAGATTGGCAACGCGAACCCACTCCGGCCGAGAAGAAGGCCATGCGGCGCGAAGTGAAACCGTAG
- the lnt gene encoding apolipoprotein N-acyltransferase: protein MQLLPTRQATLLALLSGLLWVFAWPGTGAMWPLGLVAFVPLMQIALWVQNGELSLREGVSKSIITWVIWNAGTLYFLAGIEQSWSTRLISYATPVLINTFLMSVCTALSWFVLKHWSRALGWILWPVLWLAMEWLQHHGSLAFPWLALGNAMAEHTQWVQWYSLTGVAGGTLWIWLVNFAFFFFMQTVITSSGNRRWLVAGLPVGLILLPMLVSQLIYRSFQLPKPWMSAVIIQPCLSLEDEKFNRDEQLSLLQKMLNDAAIAGKSDLVVLPETAIFDPGRMHGNENTLRFSGIWHHDTDNSELLHEARSWLKEHGSGTLISGAFTSRFFAKGEEAPVYAVPVPGLAGAKVLHFNSVVVLDSLQTTLRHKTMLVAGVEQIPLADVFPWMNQLALDLGGYAGSLGNEPPQTIRLSGGIEAAVMICYDSAFGWLSQEVVKNGAEALVVVTNDAWWGDTPGYKQLFSMARLRALETRRPLVRAANNGISAYINAKGEVEHQLPWNMKSVLRIDFAPMQMITMYVRYGDVIYRISAWLVPILLVLAVVRAKLGSRYI from the coding sequence ATGCAGCTTCTACCCACACGTCAAGCAACACTCCTCGCTCTTCTGTCGGGCTTGTTGTGGGTTTTTGCATGGCCGGGCACAGGGGCTATGTGGCCGCTCGGGTTGGTAGCTTTCGTGCCGTTGATGCAAATTGCCCTCTGGGTGCAAAACGGAGAGTTATCCCTGCGTGAGGGCGTTTCAAAATCTATTATTACATGGGTTATATGGAACGCGGGAACACTTTACTTTTTAGCCGGAATTGAGCAAAGCTGGAGTACCAGGCTGATTTCGTATGCTACGCCTGTACTGATCAACACATTTTTGATGTCTGTGTGCACAGCCCTGAGCTGGTTTGTGCTTAAGCATTGGAGCAGAGCGTTGGGTTGGATTTTGTGGCCTGTTTTATGGCTCGCAATGGAGTGGTTGCAGCACCACGGCAGCCTTGCTTTTCCCTGGCTTGCTTTGGGAAATGCCATGGCCGAGCACACACAATGGGTGCAGTGGTACTCCTTGACCGGTGTGGCCGGAGGCACGCTATGGATATGGCTGGTGAATTTTGCCTTTTTCTTTTTCATGCAGACCGTTATAACCTCGTCCGGAAACAGACGCTGGTTGGTAGCGGGTTTACCGGTAGGGCTGATTTTGCTGCCAATGTTGGTAAGTCAGCTCATTTACCGAAGTTTCCAGCTGCCCAAGCCGTGGATGAGCGCTGTGATCATTCAGCCCTGCCTGAGTTTGGAGGACGAGAAGTTTAACCGGGATGAGCAACTCTCATTGCTGCAAAAGATGCTGAATGATGCTGCAATTGCTGGAAAGAGTGACCTCGTGGTTTTGCCCGAAACGGCAATTTTCGACCCCGGCAGAATGCATGGAAACGAAAACACATTGCGCTTTTCGGGTATCTGGCATCACGACACCGATAACTCGGAATTGCTCCATGAAGCGCGCAGTTGGCTGAAAGAACACGGCTCGGGGACGCTGATTTCAGGAGCTTTTACAAGCCGATTCTTTGCAAAAGGTGAGGAGGCTCCGGTGTATGCAGTGCCCGTTCCCGGTTTAGCAGGGGCAAAAGTGTTGCATTTCAATTCGGTGGTTGTGCTGGATTCGCTCCAAACCACTTTGCGACACAAAACCATGTTGGTGGCCGGTGTTGAGCAGATACCTCTGGCCGATGTTTTTCCCTGGATGAACCAACTTGCCCTCGATCTGGGTGGATATGCAGGATCATTGGGAAATGAGCCCCCGCAAACGATTCGCCTGTCCGGTGGAATCGAGGCAGCAGTAATGATTTGTTACGATTCGGCCTTTGGATGGTTAAGTCAGGAAGTCGTAAAGAACGGAGCCGAAGCCTTGGTAGTAGTAACCAATGACGCATGGTGGGGCGATACCCCCGGATATAAACAGCTCTTTTCAATGGCCAGGCTCCGCGCTCTTGAAACCCGGCGCCCGCTAGTCAGGGCCGCAAACAACGGCATTTCGGCGTACATCAATGCCAAAGGTGAGGTAGAACATCAACTTCCATGGAACATGAAAAGCGTGTTGCGTATTGATTTCGCACCCATGCAAATGATAACCATGTATGTGCGCTACGGTGATGTGATTTACCGGATATCTGCATGGCTGGTGCCCATCTTACTGGTTTTGGCGGTTGTAAGAGCGAAGTTGGGTAGCCGATACATTTAG
- the lpdA gene encoding dihydrolipoyl dehydrogenase: MEQFDVTIIGSGPGGYVAAIRCAQLGMKTAIIEKYNTLGGTCLNVGCIPSKALLDSSEHFFNAVHNFKTHGIDVSAPKVNIEQMIKRKADVVAQNVSGIDYLMKKNKITVFTGVGSFKDAETISISPAKGKSQEVKTKYTIIATGSKPNYFPGMEPDKKRIITSTEALELKEVPKHLIVIGGGVIGLELGSVYARLGSEVTVVEYTDSLIPTMDRDLGKELMKVLKKEGVKFNFKHQVKNVSVRGKTVTVKADDAKGESVEFKGDYCLVSVGRKPYTAGLGGENIGLKMDDRGRIEVDDHLRTNVKNVFAIGDVVRGAMLAHKAEEEGIFVAEVIAGQKPHIDYNLIPNVVYTWPEVAGVGQTEEQLKEAGVNYKVGKFPVKALGRARASMDTDGFFKILADEATDEVLGVHMIGPRAADIIAEAVVAMEYRATAEDIARMSHAHPTYTEGMKEAALMATDNRPIHL; the protein is encoded by the coding sequence ATGGAGCAATTTGATGTGACCATTATTGGTTCGGGCCCCGGGGGCTACGTGGCCGCCATTCGCTGCGCCCAGTTGGGTATGAAAACAGCCATTATTGAGAAGTACAACACCCTGGGCGGTACCTGCCTCAACGTGGGTTGTATCCCGTCCAAGGCATTGCTGGATTCTTCTGAGCACTTTTTCAATGCGGTACACAACTTTAAAACGCACGGTATTGATGTGAGTGCCCCCAAAGTGAACATTGAGCAGATGATTAAGCGCAAAGCAGATGTGGTTGCTCAAAACGTATCGGGGATTGATTACCTGATGAAGAAAAACAAGATCACTGTATTTACCGGTGTTGGCTCATTCAAAGATGCTGAAACCATTTCTATCAGCCCTGCAAAAGGCAAGTCGCAGGAAGTCAAGACGAAATACACTATCATCGCCACGGGCTCAAAGCCTAACTATTTTCCGGGAATGGAGCCTGATAAAAAGCGCATCATTACCAGTACCGAGGCCCTTGAGCTGAAGGAAGTTCCCAAACACTTGATTGTGATTGGCGGCGGCGTGATTGGTTTGGAGCTGGGTAGTGTGTACGCTCGCCTTGGCTCAGAAGTAACTGTGGTTGAATACACCGATAGCCTGATTCCTACCATGGACCGCGACTTGGGCAAAGAGTTGATGAAAGTGCTTAAGAAAGAAGGTGTGAAGTTTAACTTTAAGCACCAGGTTAAAAATGTAAGTGTTCGCGGTAAAACGGTTACTGTTAAGGCCGACGATGCCAAAGGAGAGTCGGTTGAGTTTAAAGGTGATTATTGCCTGGTGTCGGTAGGGCGAAAGCCATACACGGCGGGCTTGGGTGGTGAGAACATCGGACTTAAAATGGATGATCGCGGCAGAATAGAGGTTGACGACCACCTCCGCACCAATGTGAAGAACGTTTTCGCGATTGGCGACGTGGTTCGTGGGGCGATGTTGGCCCACAAAGCAGAGGAGGAGGGTATTTTTGTTGCAGAAGTAATTGCAGGCCAAAAACCGCATATTGATTACAATCTCATACCCAATGTAGTGTACACCTGGCCTGAGGTTGCGGGTGTGGGGCAAACCGAAGAACAATTAAAGGAAGCCGGTGTTAATTACAAAGTCGGAAAGTTTCCGGTTAAGGCTCTAGGCCGCGCACGTGCTAGCATGGATACAGATGGATTTTTCAAAATACTGGCCGATGAAGCTACCGATGAGGTGCTCGGCGTGCATATGATAGGTCCGCGAGCAGCTGATATCATTGCAGAGGCTGTAGTTGCCATGGAGTATCGGGCTACCGCCGAAGATATTGCCCGCATGAGCCACGCGCATCCCACCTACACCGAAGGAATGAAAGAAGCGGCATTAATGGCAACGGATAATCGACCCATTCACCTGTAA
- a CDS encoding ferrochelatase produces the protein MAKKPPHTTGVLLINLGTPDSPKVSDVRRYLTQFLNDPRVIDIPWLPRFLLVNGIIVPFRAPKSAKVYRELWERSNGESPLLTHGYELLRKLQAGYPEDKLRFHFAMRYGNPSMPDVLAEMYKLRYDKIIVVPLYPHYASATTGSTVEELFRIMKKWYVIPEIEIIGQFYHHDAYIQSFVKNAQKFDLKSYDHFLFSYHGLPERQVDKVYDEGLCRDKDCENRITDENKLCYKATCFDTTRRLVEALNLPEDKVTTAFQSRLDKKWIRPFSDDVVEELAKNGAKRILVFSPAFVADCLETIIEIEDEYLEIFEEHGGKELHMVPSLNAEDYWVDGLKDIIGLDK, from the coding sequence TTGGCCAAAAAACCTCCACACACAACGGGCGTTCTGCTCATCAATCTCGGAACACCCGATTCCCCAAAGGTATCCGACGTACGTCGATATCTCACGCAGTTTCTCAACGACCCACGTGTGATTGACATACCGTGGTTACCTCGTTTTTTGCTCGTTAATGGAATTATCGTTCCATTTCGGGCGCCAAAATCTGCCAAGGTTTATCGTGAATTGTGGGAGCGCTCCAATGGAGAATCTCCGCTGCTTACGCATGGGTACGAGCTGCTGAGAAAGTTGCAGGCGGGTTACCCCGAAGATAAACTGCGATTTCACTTTGCCATGCGCTACGGCAATCCATCCATGCCCGATGTGTTGGCCGAAATGTACAAGCTGCGCTACGATAAGATCATAGTGGTGCCGCTTTACCCACATTACGCGTCGGCAACCACGGGCAGTACAGTCGAAGAGCTTTTTCGCATCATGAAAAAGTGGTACGTAATCCCTGAGATTGAGATCATCGGCCAGTTTTATCATCATGACGCGTACATCCAGTCGTTTGTGAAAAATGCCCAAAAGTTTGACCTCAAGTCTTACGACCACTTCTTGTTTTCCTACCACGGTTTGCCCGAGCGTCAGGTTGACAAGGTGTATGATGAAGGCCTTTGCCGGGATAAAGATTGTGAGAACCGCATCACCGACGAGAATAAGTTATGCTACAAAGCAACCTGCTTTGATACCACCCGCAGACTGGTGGAGGCGCTGAACCTTCCCGAGGATAAGGTGACCACTGCTTTTCAATCGCGTTTGGACAAGAAATGGATTCGTCCGTTTTCAGACGACGTGGTTGAAGAGCTCGCAAAGAATGGCGCAAAGCGCATATTAGTGTTCTCTCCTGCTTTTGTTGCAGACTGCCTCGAAACCATCATTGAGATTGAGGACGAATACCTCGAAATTTTTGAGGAACACGGTGGCAAAGAGCTTCACATGGTGCCAAGCCTTAACGCTGAAGATTACTGGGTAGATGGTCTGAAAGATATCATTGGTTTGGACAAGTAG